One window of the Sulfitobacter alexandrii genome contains the following:
- a CDS encoding response regulator, whose amino-acid sequence MTSKIQIIVADDHPLFRGGVVLTLQEHGGFTVVAQAGTAEEAVAAVEAHLPEVILLDISMPGSGLAAAAEIARRFPAVAIVMLTASEADDDLLTALKVGARGYALKGISENALTDILLSVAAGASYVPPALAGRVLAALQDRRNMRLPEVEELTDRETDILRHVALGQSNKEIARALGLQEKTIKHYMTNILQKLQVRNRVEAALKARELGLS is encoded by the coding sequence GTGACCTCGAAGATCCAGATCATCGTCGCGGACGACCACCCCCTGTTTCGCGGCGGTGTCGTTCTGACCCTGCAGGAACACGGCGGCTTCACCGTCGTGGCGCAGGCCGGGACGGCAGAGGAGGCTGTCGCCGCCGTCGAGGCGCATTTGCCCGAGGTCATCCTGCTCGATATCTCCATGCCGGGATCGGGCCTTGCCGCCGCGGCGGAGATCGCCCGCCGCTTTCCCGCCGTGGCCATCGTCATGCTGACCGCTTCGGAGGCTGATGACGACCTGCTGACGGCCCTCAAGGTGGGCGCGCGCGGCTACGCGCTGAAAGGCATAAGCGAGAACGCGTTGACCGATATCCTGCTGAGCGTTGCCGCAGGCGCATCCTATGTGCCACCGGCATTGGCCGGCCGCGTGCTTGCCGCGCTTCAGGACAGGCGCAACATGCGGTTGCCCGAAGTCGAGGAACTGACGGATCGGGAGACGGACATCCTGAGGCATGTCGCGTTGGGCCAGAGCAACAAGGAAATCGCCCGCGCGCTCGGGCTGCAGGAAAAGACCATCAAGCACTACATGACCAATATCCTGCAGAAACTGCAGGTGCGAAACCGCGTCGAAGCTGCCCTGAAGGCGCGTGAACTCGGCTTGTCATGA
- a CDS encoding NAD-dependent succinate-semialdehyde dehydrogenase, producing MTLDTVFTGYAAPSLHAEGLFIGGKWEAGTGITVSDPSTGDTLAEVPDATIDDAMRAVDAAEAAAADWRSTPPRQRSEILRRWFTLMTEHTEELAMLISVENGKALADARGEVAYAAEFFRWYAEEATRIGGEFRHAPSGAHNILVDHEPIGIAVLITPWNFPAAMATRKIGPALAAGCTVILKPASETPLTAYAMARLGAEAGVPAGVVNVLTTANPGPVTAAMLADPRVRKLSFTGSTGVGRILLGEAAKTVVNCSMELGGNAPFVVFDDADLDAALDGAMVAKMRNGGEACTAANRFYVQSGIYDAFVEGLTKRMAALKLGAGYAPDTQCGPMITPQAVDKINRLVEEAKSRGARVTTGGALQDGRGYYYPPTVLEAVPTDAALAHEEIFGPVAAVYRFEAEDEAVRLANDTEYGLAAYVYSQDIMRAMRVGRRIETGMVGINRGLMSDPAAPFGGAKQSGLGREGGVTGILEFMEPKYFAVEF from the coding sequence ATGACATTAGACACTGTTTTCACCGGATACGCTGCCCCCTCGCTCCATGCCGAAGGCCTTTTCATCGGCGGCAAATGGGAGGCCGGCACAGGCATCACCGTCTCCGACCCGTCGACCGGAGATACGCTGGCCGAAGTGCCGGACGCCACCATCGACGACGCCATGCGGGCGGTCGACGCCGCCGAGGCCGCCGCAGCCGACTGGCGCAGCACTCCGCCGCGTCAACGCTCGGAAATCCTGCGGCGCTGGTTCACCCTGATGACCGAGCACACCGAAGAACTGGCGATGCTGATCAGCGTCGAGAACGGCAAGGCGCTGGCGGATGCACGCGGAGAAGTGGCCTATGCTGCGGAATTCTTCCGCTGGTATGCCGAGGAGGCGACGCGCATCGGGGGAGAATTTCGTCACGCACCCTCGGGCGCGCACAACATCCTCGTCGATCATGAACCCATCGGCATCGCCGTCCTGATCACGCCGTGGAACTTTCCCGCGGCGATGGCCACGCGAAAGATCGGTCCTGCGCTGGCCGCAGGGTGCACGGTCATCCTCAAGCCCGCGTCGGAAACGCCGTTGACGGCCTATGCAATGGCGCGGCTCGGCGCCGAGGCCGGCGTGCCCGCCGGAGTGGTGAACGTGCTGACGACCGCCAATCCCGGTCCGGTCACGGCGGCGATGCTGGCCGACCCCCGTGTGCGAAAACTGTCCTTTACCGGGTCGACCGGGGTGGGGCGCATCCTGTTGGGAGAGGCCGCGAAAACGGTCGTCAACTGCTCGATGGAGCTGGGGGGCAACGCGCCCTTCGTGGTCTTCGATGACGCGGATCTTGATGCGGCGCTCGATGGGGCGATGGTCGCCAAGATGCGCAACGGCGGCGAGGCCTGCACTGCGGCGAACCGGTTCTACGTGCAGTCCGGTATTTACGACGCCTTTGTCGAGGGGCTGACAAAACGGATGGCAGCGCTGAAACTGGGCGCAGGCTACGCGCCCGACACCCAGTGCGGGCCCATGATCACGCCGCAGGCCGTGGACAAGATCAATCGCCTTGTCGAAGAGGCGAAATCGCGCGGCGCAAGGGTCACGACGGGTGGGGCCCTTCAGGACGGACGCGGGTACTACTATCCGCCCACGGTGCTCGAAGCCGTGCCCACCGACGCCGCTCTCGCGCATGAGGAAATCTTCGGGCCCGTCGCGGCGGTCTACCGGTTCGAGGCGGAGGACGAGGCGGTCCGCCTTGCCAACGACACCGAATACGGGCTTGCGGCCTATGTCTATTCACAGGATATCATGCGGGCGATGCGCGTCGGGCGTCGTATAGAAACGGGGATGGTCGGCATCAACCGCGGGCTGATGTCGGACCCGGCGGCCCCGTTCGGCGGAGCAAAGCAGAGCGGCCTTGGCCGCGAGGGCGGGGTCACGGGCATCCTCGAGTTCATGGAGCCCAAGTATTTTGCAGTGGAGTTCTGA
- a CDS encoding GntR family transcriptional regulator, translating to MAEAANISEKGALVRPPSIAESVHQRIYERIMALEIPPGARIPIDGLSRDLNVSQTPVREALTRLEREGLVRKAHLIGYSASPQLTHKEFDDLYKFRLMLEPESARQACLKLTPETLADIEAAAADMEKGEQPVDRNSRYSRFARADAHFHDEILKVADNATVRQALNDQHIHLHIFRLMFHTRVTQEALEEHEQLLAAFRAGDPDAAYKAMHDHISFSHDRLVAAFE from the coding sequence ATGGCTGAAGCGGCAAATATCAGTGAAAAAGGCGCGCTCGTGCGCCCGCCAAGCATCGCCGAAAGCGTGCATCAGCGAATCTACGAACGCATCATGGCGCTGGAGATTCCGCCGGGCGCACGCATCCCGATCGACGGGCTCTCACGTGACCTCAACGTGTCGCAAACACCTGTCCGCGAAGCTCTGACCCGACTTGAAAGGGAGGGTCTGGTGCGAAAGGCCCACCTGATCGGGTATTCCGCCTCACCGCAACTGACCCACAAGGAATTCGATGACCTCTACAAGTTCCGCCTGATGCTGGAACCCGAAAGCGCCCGGCAGGCCTGCCTGAAACTGACGCCGGAAACGCTCGCAGACATCGAAGCTGCGGCGGCCGACATGGAAAAGGGCGAGCAGCCGGTCGACCGCAACAGCCGCTATTCTCGCTTCGCCCGGGCGGATGCGCATTTCCACGACGAGATACTCAAGGTCGCCGACAATGCCACGGTACGGCAGGCGTTGAATGACCAGCACATCCATCTGCACATCTTTCGCCTTATGTTTCACACCCGTGTCACGCAGGAGGCACTGGAAGAGCACGAGCAATTGCTCGCGGCATTCAGGGCCGGCGATCCCGATGCGGCTTACAAGGCAATGCACGATCACATCAGCTTTTCACACGATCGGCTCGTGGCGGCCTTCGAATGA
- a CDS encoding ATP-binding protein, with protein MATLEENLAASRGAGLAAPLARWLAAWPLHHRFAMVGSFVTLVGMAVIGSLVSTSIESSVVRNSAISSAVYMESFIAPMSQELASSQRLSDGTVARMEALLKQPPLSERVVSAKIWRPDGLLAFSSDADLIGRTFPPSDDLLEAWRGDLNASFDDLEGAESLRERESGVPLLEVYNPIHSILTGEIIAVAEFYLDATELEADLRAAHVRAWAVVALVTGITFLALFGIVRSGSRTIEDQTHRLTAQLAELARISAQNEALRTRVEVASQRVSETNERYMRRVSAELHDGPAQALALASLRLDALMRRAGVTPGDPEAQMLRDCLGEALRDVRDLCSGLTLPELEGLSVSETLDLAIRAHERRSGVTVDRAFLHEPAMMKPAPHPFLICIYRFVQEGLMNAFRHAPGARVRVKAHTEPGRTIIEVQDEGPGFNIATRTLGGLGLPGLRERVESIGGSFEIKSSPQSGTSLTMSLQTGALW; from the coding sequence GTGGCGACACTGGAAGAGAATCTTGCCGCATCGCGCGGCGCAGGCCTTGCCGCGCCTCTTGCGCGGTGGCTGGCTGCATGGCCGCTGCACCACCGCTTCGCGATGGTGGGCAGCTTTGTCACCCTTGTCGGGATGGCCGTGATCGGCTCCCTCGTCAGCACGAGTATCGAAAGCAGCGTTGTCCGGAACTCGGCAATCTCCAGCGCCGTCTACATGGAGAGTTTCATCGCGCCGATGTCACAGGAGCTTGCCAGTTCGCAGCGCCTTTCGGACGGAACCGTTGCGCGCATGGAAGCCCTGCTCAAACAGCCTCCGCTCTCCGAGCGGGTGGTTTCCGCGAAGATATGGAGACCGGACGGTTTGCTTGCCTTCAGCAGCGATGCGGACCTGATCGGAAGGACGTTCCCTCCGAGTGATGACCTTCTGGAGGCTTGGCGGGGCGACCTCAATGCATCTTTCGACGATCTCGAGGGAGCCGAGAGCCTGCGGGAGCGCGAGTCCGGTGTGCCTCTGCTCGAGGTCTACAACCCAATCCATTCGATCCTTACCGGTGAGATCATCGCCGTCGCGGAATTCTACCTCGATGCAACGGAGCTCGAAGCGGACCTGCGCGCTGCGCATGTCCGTGCCTGGGCCGTGGTCGCATTGGTCACCGGAATTACCTTCCTTGCCCTGTTCGGCATCGTCAGGTCGGGCAGCCGCACGATCGAGGACCAGACCCACCGGCTGACCGCGCAATTGGCCGAACTCGCCCGGATCTCGGCTCAGAACGAGGCGCTGCGGACACGCGTCGAGGTGGCGTCGCAGCGGGTGAGCGAGACCAATGAACGTTACATGCGCCGGGTCAGTGCCGAGTTGCACGACGGTCCGGCCCAGGCGTTGGCGCTGGCGTCCCTTCGACTTGACGCGCTCATGCGTCGCGCCGGCGTGACGCCGGGTGATCCCGAGGCGCAGATGTTGCGCGATTGCCTCGGCGAAGCGTTGCGGGATGTGCGCGATCTCTGCAGCGGCCTCACGCTGCCGGAACTTGAAGGTCTTTCCGTGTCGGAAACGCTCGATCTTGCGATCCGGGCGCACGAGCGTCGGTCCGGCGTCACGGTGGACCGTGCGTTCCTCCACGAACCAGCGATGATGAAGCCCGCGCCGCATCCCTTCCTTATCTGCATCTACCGTTTCGTACAGGAAGGGCTGATGAACGCCTTCCGCCACGCGCCGGGAGCACGGGTGAGGGTCAAGGCACATACGGAGCCTGGCCGAACCATCATCGAAGTGCAGGACGAAGGCCCCGGTTTCAACATCGCCACGCGTACACTCGGCGGATTGGGGCTGCCCGGCCTGCGTGAACGTGTCGAGAGCATCGGCGGCAGTTTCGAGATCAAGAGCAGCCCCCAGAGCGGCACGTCGCTGACCATGAGCCTTCAGACGGGGGCGCTGTGGTGA
- a CDS encoding sugar ABC transporter ATP-binding protein has protein sequence MNQPRPDTLQDAPAVSEPAVLRADGLSKAYGPITVLSGVTLDIRAGEVHAIIGENGAGKSTLMKMLSGHTPPTEGSLEMSGQTVAFADAVQAEDAGIVLVHQEILLAADLTVAQNLFLGRELSRGLRVDDRAMNRRTAEVLERVGCVARPTTRVGDMPLAQRQLVQIARALLDDRKVVILDEPTAMLANDEVDALLGIVRNLRDQGVAVLYISHRLEEVEALADRVTVLRDGEMIGTWRAREMDQRRMAELMVGRELSMLYPPKRGPATTDPILAVEDLSVDHGKFVGSFTARPGEVLGLGGMIGAGRTELIEGLMGLRPAQARAITVNGKSITKPDVQKMMSAGLVYLTEDRKGKGLLLNEGLGPNLTLQALGKVNPGVRLDRRKEVRSVKSTVQEYDIRVRSLSIEAGQLSGGNQQKLLLAKVMLADPSVVIIDEPTRGIDIGNKSQIYHFIDDLVRAGKACVVISSELPELVGLSDRVLVMRGGRFVVELTGEDITEQNVVYAAASSGNDTEGRKTA, from the coding sequence ATGAACCAACCCCGGCCCGATACCCTGCAGGATGCCCCGGCGGTGTCTGAACCTGCGGTCCTGCGCGCCGACGGCCTGTCGAAGGCCTATGGCCCGATCACCGTTCTCAGCGGTGTGACCCTCGATATCCGTGCAGGCGAGGTGCACGCGATCATCGGAGAGAACGGCGCCGGCAAATCCACGTTGATGAAGATGCTGTCGGGCCATACGCCCCCGACCGAAGGGTCTCTTGAGATGTCGGGCCAGACGGTGGCCTTTGCCGACGCCGTGCAGGCAGAAGACGCCGGCATCGTTCTCGTGCATCAGGAAATCCTTCTCGCAGCCGATCTTACCGTGGCGCAGAACCTCTTTCTCGGGCGGGAACTTTCGCGCGGACTGCGGGTGGACGACCGCGCGATGAACCGCCGCACCGCCGAGGTGCTGGAGCGCGTCGGGTGCGTTGCGCGCCCCACGACGCGCGTCGGCGACATGCCTCTGGCGCAACGACAGCTGGTTCAGATCGCAAGGGCGTTGCTGGACGACCGCAAGGTCGTGATCCTCGATGAACCGACGGCAATGCTGGCGAACGATGAAGTCGATGCCTTGTTGGGCATCGTCCGCAATCTGCGCGATCAAGGCGTGGCGGTGCTCTATATCTCGCACCGGCTGGAAGAGGTCGAAGCCCTGGCCGACCGCGTCACCGTCCTGCGCGACGGCGAGATGATCGGCACATGGCGCGCGCGCGAAATGGATCAGCGCCGCATGGCGGAGCTCATGGTGGGCCGCGAATTGTCGATGCTCTACCCGCCGAAACGCGGCCCGGCCACGACCGATCCGATACTGGCCGTCGAGGATCTGTCGGTCGATCACGGCAAGTTCGTGGGCAGCTTCACGGCCCGTCCGGGCGAAGTGCTGGGCCTGGGTGGCATGATCGGCGCCGGGCGGACCGAACTGATCGAGGGCCTGATGGGCCTGCGCCCCGCGCAGGCGCGGGCGATCACGGTGAACGGCAAATCCATCACCAAGCCGGATGTCCAGAAGATGATGTCGGCGGGTCTCGTCTATCTGACGGAAGACCGGAAGGGTAAGGGCCTGCTGCTGAACGAGGGCCTTGGTCCGAACCTGACGCTTCAGGCACTCGGCAAGGTCAATCCCGGCGTACGGCTGGACCGCCGCAAGGAAGTCCGGTCGGTGAAATCGACGGTTCAGGAATACGATATCCGGGTCCGCTCGCTGTCCATCGAAGCCGGGCAACTGTCGGGCGGCAACCAGCAGAAACTGCTTCTGGCCAAGGTCATGCTCGCGGATCCGTCCGTCGTCATCATCGACGAACCGACACGCGGCATCGACATCGGCAACAAGAGCCAGATCTACCACTTCATCGACGACCTCGTCCGGGCCGGGAAAGCCTGCGTGGTGATCTCGTCCGAGTTGCCCGAACTCGTGGGCCTGTCCGACCGCGTGCTCGTCATGCGCGGCGGGCGCTTCGTCGTCGAACTGACGGGCGAAGACATCACTGAACAGAACGTCGTCTACGCCGCCGCCTCGAGCGGCAACGACACCGAGGGGAGGAAAACCGCATGA
- a CDS encoding iron-containing alcohol dehydrogenase: MTLFGTIRAPRELIFGAGQRDALGRVAARLGRRALVVTDERLAADADFLRLVGQLEAAGVEVKVDGSTLPDVPVETAVASAEAARGFAPDLVIGVGGGSCLDMAKCVAVLLTHGGKPQDYYGEFMVPGPVMPLIAVPTTAGTGSEVTPVAVLSDSERQLKVGISSPHLIPTASICDPELTVTCPASLTAIAGADALTHAIEAFTAIRREPVAGLAQERVFVGKNATSDHFALTAIGLLWEGLETACTDPGNADARAKVMLGATTAGLAFGVAGTAAAHAIQYPVGALTHTAHGAGVACLMPYVMAWNAPEIGPELDQIAETIGLAAGADVIPAFTSLFARIGIPSSLRELGLAEDRIDWVAEQSCGISRLIQNNPRPLPPQDMRRLVGAAYHGDIAGLETN, from the coding sequence ATGACCCTATTCGGCACAATCCGAGCCCCGAGAGAACTGATTTTCGGCGCGGGACAACGCGACGCCCTGGGGCGTGTCGCCGCAAGGCTCGGACGGCGTGCGTTGGTCGTCACCGACGAAAGACTGGCGGCGGATGCGGACTTCCTGCGGCTGGTGGGCCAGTTGGAGGCGGCGGGCGTCGAGGTGAAAGTCGACGGTTCGACCCTGCCGGATGTGCCCGTGGAAACCGCCGTCGCGAGCGCCGAGGCGGCGCGCGGTTTTGCACCCGATCTTGTGATCGGTGTCGGCGGCGGGTCCTGCCTCGACATGGCGAAATGCGTGGCCGTGCTGCTGACCCACGGCGGCAAGCCGCAGGATTACTACGGCGAGTTCATGGTGCCCGGCCCGGTGATGCCGCTCATTGCTGTTCCAACCACCGCTGGCACCGGGTCCGAGGTGACGCCGGTTGCTGTTCTGTCCGATTCCGAGCGTCAGTTGAAGGTCGGTATCTCGTCGCCCCATCTTATTCCGACAGCCTCGATCTGCGACCCGGAACTGACAGTCACCTGTCCGGCGTCGCTTACCGCGATCGCCGGCGCCGATGCCCTGACCCACGCGATAGAGGCCTTCACGGCCATTCGCCGCGAGCCCGTTGCAGGGCTGGCGCAGGAGCGGGTCTTCGTCGGCAAGAACGCCACGTCAGACCACTTTGCCCTGACAGCCATCGGGTTGCTTTGGGAGGGGCTGGAGACGGCCTGCACCGACCCGGGCAATGCCGACGCCCGCGCAAAGGTCATGCTGGGGGCGACCACCGCGGGCCTCGCCTTTGGCGTGGCGGGCACGGCTGCGGCCCATGCGATCCAATATCCCGTCGGGGCCCTGACACACACGGCGCACGGGGCAGGGGTGGCCTGCCTCATGCCCTACGTGATGGCGTGGAACGCGCCCGAGATCGGGCCCGAGCTGGATCAGATCGCCGAAACGATCGGGCTGGCTGCGGGGGCCGACGTGATTCCCGCGTTCACCTCGCTCTTCGCGCGTATCGGCATTCCATCGAGCCTGCGTGAGCTGGGGCTGGCGGAGGACAGGATCGATTGGGTGGCCGAACAATCATGCGGCATCTCGCGGCTGATCCAGAACAACCCACGACCGCTGCCGCCTCAGGACATGCGGCGGTTGGTCGGCGCGGCCTATCACGGCGACATCGCCGGTCTCGAAACGAATTGA
- a CDS encoding Ldh family oxidoreductase, whose amino-acid sequence MLVSAEALHDISKNALMYQGVTDVHADIQSDVLIEAELRDLPSHGLQRLPRLIERLETGLANPTASGTGQWSRPSVMLVDGNRGLGPVVMMETLEKLAVAVDEQGIVVGAIRNANHIGMLAYYAEAAALRGLMAIVMTTSEALVHPFGGTEAMLGTNPIAIGIPTGAAPFILDLATSKVSMGKIHHHALTGDPIPDDWAVDTAGNRTTDPVAAKTGAIAPFGEAKGFGLGLGVELLVAALSGSAFAPEVRGTLDAQEVANKGDVFVLIDPKAGQGTAKHLAGYLDRLRASRPADADRPVLVPGDGMRSRRARALSTGIEIPEKLYQEICALRGRDDMQQETT is encoded by the coding sequence GTGCTTGTTTCAGCCGAGGCGCTTCATGACATCTCGAAAAATGCCCTGATGTATCAGGGTGTTACAGATGTTCATGCGGATATTCAGTCCGATGTGCTGATCGAGGCGGAGCTCCGTGATTTGCCCTCTCACGGACTTCAGAGGTTGCCGCGACTCATAGAGAGGCTCGAGACCGGGCTAGCCAATCCGACCGCCTCCGGGACGGGCCAATGGTCGCGTCCGAGCGTAATGCTCGTGGACGGAAATCGCGGGCTGGGTCCGGTTGTCATGATGGAGACGCTCGAGAAACTGGCGGTCGCTGTGGACGAGCAGGGCATCGTCGTCGGCGCGATCCGCAACGCGAACCACATTGGCATGCTGGCCTACTATGCCGAGGCCGCCGCGTTGCGCGGACTGATGGCAATCGTCATGACCACCAGCGAAGCGCTGGTTCATCCCTTCGGTGGCACCGAAGCGATGCTGGGGACGAACCCCATCGCCATCGGCATCCCCACAGGGGCGGCGCCGTTTATCCTCGACCTTGCCACCAGCAAGGTCTCCATGGGGAAAATCCATCATCATGCGCTGACCGGCGATCCGATCCCCGACGACTGGGCCGTCGACACCGCAGGCAATCGCACCACTGATCCGGTGGCGGCAAAGACCGGCGCCATCGCGCCGTTCGGCGAGGCCAAGGGCTTTGGGCTGGGGCTGGGTGTCGAGCTTCTGGTCGCGGCGCTGTCCGGATCGGCGTTTGCGCCCGAGGTTCGCGGTACGCTCGACGCGCAAGAGGTCGCGAACAAGGGTGACGTCTTCGTCCTGATCGATCCGAAGGCGGGGCAGGGCACAGCGAAACACCTGGCCGGTTATCTCGATCGATTGCGCGCGTCGCGACCGGCCGATGCGGACCGGCCGGTATTGGTGCCGGGCGACGGGATGCGGTCCCGAAGGGCGCGCGCGCTGTCGACCGGCATCGAGATACCCGAGAAACTTTATCAAGAGATCTGCGCCCTCAGGGGGCGTGATGACATGCAACAGGAGACGACATGA
- a CDS encoding ABC transporter permease, with protein MSSAEIASLPESEGFRIRWADMAPFIALALIVLLGALINSNFMAANNLMNVITRSAFIAIIGVGATFVIATGGLDLSIGSMMAFVVGIMIMAMNSLAPQIGVWAIPVGALVALVVGSLCGLMNGLIITVGRIEPFIVTLGTMGIFRAFITYMTDGGSLSIDRSLRSAYRPLYFGDFLGVPYPVIITVVVALIGAFVLYRTKYGRRVTAVGSNSDVARFSGVHVGRVRTMAFVIQGFCVAVAAICYVPRLGAATPTTGQLWELQVITAVVIGGTLLRGGKAHIWGTVAGALILEVIANVMVLSDMVSEYLVAAVQGAIIIIAMLAHRFTSAR; from the coding sequence ATGAGCAGCGCCGAAATCGCATCACTTCCGGAAAGCGAAGGGTTCAGGATCCGCTGGGCCGATATGGCGCCCTTCATTGCGTTGGCGCTGATCGTCCTGCTTGGCGCACTGATCAATTCCAATTTCATGGCCGCGAACAACCTGATGAACGTCATCACGCGCAGTGCGTTCATCGCCATCATCGGCGTCGGAGCGACCTTCGTGATCGCGACCGGGGGACTGGATTTGTCGATCGGTTCGATGATGGCCTTTGTCGTCGGCATCATGATCATGGCGATGAACAGCCTCGCGCCGCAGATCGGGGTGTGGGCGATCCCGGTCGGCGCCTTGGTCGCGCTGGTGGTCGGGTCTCTTTGCGGGCTCATGAACGGGCTGATCATAACCGTGGGGCGCATCGAACCCTTCATCGTGACGCTTGGCACCATGGGCATATTCCGCGCCTTCATCACCTACATGACCGACGGCGGTTCGCTGTCGATCGACCGCAGCCTGCGCAGCGCCTACCGGCCCCTGTATTTCGGAGATTTCCTCGGGGTGCCCTACCCGGTGATCATCACCGTCGTCGTCGCGCTGATCGGTGCCTTCGTTCTCTACCGGACGAAATATGGCCGCCGTGTCACCGCGGTCGGGTCGAACTCGGACGTCGCCCGTTTCTCGGGTGTGCATGTCGGACGCGTCCGGACCATGGCGTTCGTGATCCAGGGTTTCTGCGTCGCTGTCGCGGCCATCTGCTACGTGCCCCGACTGGGCGCCGCGACGCCGACAACCGGGCAATTGTGGGAGCTTCAGGTCATCACGGCGGTCGTCATCGGCGGCACGCTTCTGCGCGGAGGCAAGGCCCACATCTGGGGCACGGTCGCGGGCGCACTCATTCTCGAGGTCATCGCCAACGTCATGGTCCTGTCGGACATGGTGTCGGAATACCTCGTGGCCGCGGTCCAGGGGGCGATCATCATCATCGCCATGCTGGCTCACCGCTTCACAAGCGCGCGCTGA
- a CDS encoding substrate-binding domain-containing protein gives MKTSNKGTTFLSAAVIAGGLVATTAHAQDTEFTIAVSIPAATHGWTGGVVYHAQEAERQIEEAYPNIDVIVSTASSATAQVSSLEDLSATNELDALVILPFTSEELTGPVEQVASNGTFITVVDRGLADPSIQDLYVAGDNIAVGANTAEWLVDKLGGEGEIVVLRGIPTVIDDERIQGFTEVIDKSDIKILDIQYANWNQDEAFTLMQDYLGKYPNIDAVWANDDDMLLGVLEAVDMAGRDDVKYALGGNGMKQVIEMVMAGDERTPISTPYAPSMIASAMFMTAAQFAGQAPMRGSFKLDAPLITPENADQFYFPDSPF, from the coding sequence ATGAAGACCAGCAACAAGGGCACGACATTCCTGTCGGCCGCAGTCATCGCAGGGGGGCTTGTCGCCACCACTGCACACGCTCAGGATACGGAGTTCACCATCGCGGTGTCCATTCCGGCCGCGACCCACGGCTGGACGGGCGGCGTCGTCTATCATGCGCAGGAGGCCGAGCGCCAGATCGAGGAAGCCTATCCCAACATCGACGTGATCGTATCGACCGCATCGTCGGCGACGGCGCAGGTGTCGTCGCTCGAAGACCTTTCGGCGACCAACGAACTGGATGCCCTGGTCATCCTTCCGTTCACCTCGGAAGAGTTGACCGGCCCGGTGGAACAGGTCGCCTCGAACGGCACCTTCATCACCGTCGTCGACCGCGGGCTCGCCGATCCGTCGATTCAGGATCTCTACGTCGCGGGCGACAACATCGCCGTGGGTGCGAACACCGCGGAATGGTTGGTCGACAAACTGGGCGGCGAAGGGGAGATCGTCGTTCTGCGCGGCATTCCAACCGTGATCGACGATGAGCGCATTCAGGGCTTCACCGAGGTGATCGACAAATCCGACATCAAGATTCTCGATATCCAGTACGCCAACTGGAACCAGGATGAAGCCTTCACGCTGATGCAGGACTACCTTGGCAAGTATCCGAACATCGATGCCGTCTGGGCGAACGATGACGACATGCTGCTTGGTGTGCTCGAGGCAGTCGACATGGCCGGGCGGGACGACGTGAAGTACGCCCTCGGCGGCAACGGTATGAAGCAGGTGATCGAAATGGTCATGGCGGGCGACGAACGCACGCCGATCTCGACCCCCTACGCACCGTCGATGATTGCTTCGGCCATGTTCATGACCGCCGCGCAATTCGCCGGCCAGGCCCCGATGCGCGGCTCGTTCAAGCTGGACGCGCCGCTCATCACCCCCGAGAACGCGGACCAGTTCTACTTCCCCGACTCCCCGTTCTGA
- a CDS encoding DJ-1/PfpI family protein, whose protein sequence is MSGKKILMLCGEFTEEYEIYVYQQGMEAVGHTVHVVCPDKNAGDMIATSLHDFEGHQTYTEKPGHNAEINKTFSEAEAELDSYDAVYAAGGRGPEYIRTDPRVQAIVKHFHETGKPIFTICHGVQILMAVPGVLEGKTVAGLGACAPEVTAVGGIYYDADPKEAYVDGTMVSAKGWTALAAFMRECLKVLGTEIRHT, encoded by the coding sequence ATGAGCGGCAAGAAAATCCTCATGCTCTGCGGTGAATTCACCGAGGAGTATGAAATCTACGTCTACCAGCAGGGCATGGAGGCCGTTGGCCACACCGTGCACGTGGTATGCCCCGACAAGAATGCAGGCGATATGATCGCCACCTCGCTGCACGATTTCGAAGGCCACCAGACCTATACGGAGAAACCCGGCCACAATGCCGAGATCAACAAGACCTTTTCCGAAGCTGAAGCCGAACTCGACAGCTACGACGCGGTCTACGCGGCCGGTGGCCGGGGTCCAGAGTACATCCGCACCGATCCCCGCGTCCAGGCGATCGTCAAACATTTTCACGAGACCGGAAAGCCGATCTTCACCATTTGTCACGGGGTGCAAATCCTGATGGCAGTGCCCGGCGTGCTCGAAGGAAAGACCGTCGCCGGCCTCGGGGCCTGCGCGCCCGAGGTCACGGCGGTGGGCGGCATCTACTACGATGCCGATCCCAAGGAAGCCTACGTCGACGGAACGATGGTTTCAGCCAAGGGCTGGACGGCACTCGCCGCATTCATGCGGGAATGTCTCAAAGTCCTCGGCACCGAGATCCGCCACACCTGA